A single Nisaea sp. DNA region contains:
- a CDS encoding P-II family nitrogen regulator: protein MKMIIAIVKPHRLDAVRSALNEVGVHGMTTSEVKGYGRQGGHSEIYRGAEYTVSFVPKVKIEVVTSDTLADRAVEAIAQAAKTGKIGDGKIFVMDVAKAVRVRTGEQGDDAL, encoded by the coding sequence ATGAAGATGATTATCGCGATTGTGAAACCACATCGCCTGGACGCAGTACGCTCGGCACTCAACGAGGTCGGCGTTCATGGAATGACCACCAGCGAGGTCAAGGGATATGGTCGTCAGGGCGGTCATAGCGAGATTTACCGCGGTGCTGAATACACGGTGAGTTTCGTTCCGAAAGTGAAGATCGAGGTGGTCACCAGCGATACGCTTGCCGACCGGGCGGTCGAGGCCATCGCCCAGGCCGCGAAGACAGGCAAGATCGGCGACGGCAAGATCTTCGTGATGGATGTAGCAAAGGCCGTCCGCGTCCGAACCGGCGAGCAAGGCGACGACGCACTTTAA
- a CDS encoding SulP family inorganic anion transporter, translated as MSSNVTPSPAFKGPSFLEAFTPKLVTVLREGYGLANLRADAVAGLTVAIVALPLSMAIAIASGATPAQGLYTAIFGGFLVSMLGGSRFQIGGPAGAFIVLVAATAQAHGMDGLILATMLSGLILAAVGLLQLGTYIKFIPYPVTVGFTAGIAAIIFASQIKELLGLTLSGPEPGPLLEKLPALWVDLPTAEPVTIVMAAATIAVITGLKHFRPHWPGMLIAVAGAAVATTLLDLPVATIASRFGGVPSSLPLPSLPSLDTAKIVAVLPNAIAFALLGSIESLLSAVVADGMTGRRHRSNCELVAQGAANVVSGLFSGICVTGTIARTATNVRAGAHGPIAGMLHALFLLGFILIAAPLAGFIPLASLAGVLALVAWNMVEKHAFITLLRASRGDAAVLLTTFLLTIFRDLTEAIIVGFALGSVLFIHRMSKTTAIETQRPFVMEDEADNSDRPRAPYEEEAENDPEIVIYRISGVFFFGAAASIGSVLDQIADTHRALIIDFSAVPFVDSTAANTIEVLALKAERRGVSVYLTGAVPDSRRDLVAHGLRPPLVHYSDSIESAVREARAEERR; from the coding sequence ATGAGCAGCAACGTCACCCCATCGCCGGCCTTCAAAGGGCCGAGCTTTCTTGAAGCATTTACCCCGAAGCTGGTGACAGTCCTGCGCGAGGGGTACGGGCTTGCGAATTTGCGGGCCGATGCTGTCGCCGGCCTGACCGTCGCCATTGTTGCCCTGCCACTTTCCATGGCCATCGCCATTGCCTCGGGGGCAACCCCGGCACAGGGCCTTTACACAGCGATATTCGGCGGCTTCCTGGTCTCCATGCTCGGCGGTAGCCGGTTCCAGATCGGCGGGCCGGCGGGCGCGTTTATTGTCTTGGTGGCTGCCACAGCGCAGGCGCATGGCATGGACGGATTGATCCTCGCCACCATGCTCTCCGGCCTGATACTCGCGGCCGTCGGCCTGCTGCAACTCGGCACCTACATCAAGTTCATCCCCTATCCGGTGACGGTCGGTTTCACCGCCGGTATTGCCGCCATCATTTTCGCCAGTCAGATCAAGGAACTGCTCGGCCTGACCCTGTCCGGGCCGGAGCCGGGACCACTACTGGAAAAATTGCCTGCACTCTGGGTCGATCTGCCGACCGCAGAGCCTGTCACCATAGTGATGGCAGCTGCGACCATCGCCGTCATCACCGGGCTCAAGCATTTCCGCCCGCATTGGCCCGGCATGCTCATAGCGGTCGCCGGTGCTGCAGTCGCAACCACCCTGCTCGATCTTCCTGTCGCCACCATCGCTTCTAGGTTCGGCGGCGTGCCCAGCAGCCTGCCCCTGCCATCCCTGCCATCCCTGGACACGGCAAAGATCGTGGCCGTCCTGCCGAACGCAATTGCCTTTGCCTTGCTCGGTTCCATCGAATCCCTGCTCTCCGCAGTCGTTGCCGACGGCATGACGGGACGGCGGCACCGCTCCAACTGCGAGCTGGTGGCGCAAGGCGCTGCCAATGTCGTGTCGGGTCTGTTTTCCGGGATCTGCGTCACCGGGACCATTGCCCGGACGGCGACAAATGTCCGGGCGGGCGCACATGGCCCAATAGCGGGCATGCTGCACGCGCTGTTCCTGTTGGGCTTCATTCTGATCGCGGCCCCGCTCGCCGGTTTCATTCCGCTCGCAAGCCTCGCAGGGGTACTGGCACTCGTGGCCTGGAACATGGTCGAAAAGCATGCCTTTATCACCCTGCTCCGGGCCTCACGCGGGGATGCGGCCGTCCTGCTGACGACCTTCCTGCTGACCATCTTCCGGGACCTAACAGAAGCCATCATTGTCGGCTTTGCCCTGGGATCGGTCCTGTTCATTCACCGGATGTCGAAGACCACGGCCATCGAGACCCAGCGCCCGTTCGTTATGGAAGATGAGGCGGACAATTCCGACCGTCCCCGCGCGCCCTATGAGGAGGAAGCGGAGAACGATCCCGAGATCGTCATCTATCGTATTTCGGGGGTGTTCTTTTTCGGCGCCGCCGCTTCCATCGGATCGGTACTCGACCAGATAGCCGACACGCACCGGGCCTTGATCATCGATTTCAGCGCCGTGCCCTTCGTTGACTCAACTGCAGCTAACACGATTGAAGTGCTCGCACTCAAAGCCGAACGGCGGGGTGTTTCCGTTTATCTCACAGGAGCGGTTCCGGACTCCCGCCGCGACCTCGTCGCGCACGGCCTTCGGCCACCCCTGGTGCACTACTCAGACAGCATTGAAAGCGCCGTACGCGAAGCCAGAGCGGAGGAGCGCCGCTAG
- a CDS encoding alpha/beta hydrolase, translated as MANLEISAGNSLYYEYQAPGAKGQTFVFVNALTGNTGMWEVDAIGPALRAAGYGTLVYNFRGQVDSTFTPDADLGPLTIVDDLKRIVDHVAPPRPILAGLSIGGLFAAQAYLKGAAAEGLVLINTLRKPSLRLEWINSAMVRMAATGGGQLIMEANLPMLVNPEQLAKMRPTLLQGDYQGMKDGEGLYELMKGSVSTEWDFPYEKLDIPVLLMTGEHDRVFRIEADIAELEARIPKKSHVVFGDAGHLIPAERPEKFSSEIMTFADSL; from the coding sequence ATGGCGAATCTGGAAATAAGCGCCGGCAACAGCCTCTACTATGAGTATCAGGCGCCGGGTGCGAAGGGGCAGACATTCGTCTTCGTGAATGCGCTGACCGGCAATACCGGGATGTGGGAAGTCGACGCCATCGGCCCGGCTCTCCGGGCCGCCGGATACGGCACGCTCGTCTATAATTTCCGCGGTCAGGTGGATAGCACTTTTACCCCTGATGCGGATCTCGGACCGCTCACCATCGTGGATGATTTGAAGCGGATTGTCGATCATGTGGCGCCGCCGCGTCCGATTCTGGCCGGGCTGTCCATCGGCGGACTTTTTGCCGCCCAGGCCTATCTGAAAGGTGCTGCCGCCGAAGGGCTGGTGCTGATCAACACCCTGCGCAAGCCGAGCCTCCGGCTGGAATGGATCAACAGTGCCATGGTCCGCATGGCGGCAACCGGTGGCGGGCAGCTCATCATGGAGGCCAATCTGCCGATGCTGGTCAATCCGGAACAGCTGGCGAAGATGCGGCCAACCTTGCTGCAGGGCGATTACCAAGGCATGAAAGACGGCGAGGGCCTTTACGAGCTGATGAAGGGATCGGTCAGCACGGAATGGGATTTCCCATACGAGAAGCTGGACATTCCCGTGCTGCTGATGACGGGGGAACATGACCGGGTGTTCCGTATCGAGGCAGACATTGCGGAGCTTGAAGCCCGGATCCCGAAGAAGTCCCATGTCGTGTTCGGTGACGCAGGACATTTGATCCCGGCAGAGCGGCCGGAGAAATTTTCGTCTGAAATCATGACGTTCGCCGATTCTCTTTAA
- a CDS encoding MATE family efflux transporter, which yields MTAKTDKADSPAHPFLEGPIASRILRLAAPGLLGSLLQSALFVADGWFIGRLGPLALAGVALVFPLFVLSVMFSAGAMGGAVVAATARALGAKDYDAAGALVRTALILAAFGGIFSAVIVWLFGPALFRVLGGEGAILQTALDYAAVLFPGIVLVWQFNMLASLMRGSGDMLRPSLGLGVIVLVHFIAASLLVRGAGPVPAFGIKGAPLSILIGYSAGCLYLAIYLFRIKRPEWVRLGGPIRWQQVLIVGRRGAFASVQSALTIAMAMVVTGYMARIGPQSLAGYGIGVRLELILIPIIFAFGSASIAMAGLSVGAGLRGRAIRVSWIGSGFAALFVGLIGTVLAMAPWLWSGLFTDNAEIAATTALYLRIVGPAYAFFGLGLCLYFASQAMNSLLWPVTGAGIRFAVLLGGGSLFLEPSTFNETTVFLLVAGAMATYGLFNALTLKLGPWRH from the coding sequence ATGACAGCCAAGACAGACAAGGCCGACTCACCTGCGCACCCGTTTCTGGAAGGGCCGATCGCGAGCAGGATCCTGCGGCTGGCGGCTCCGGGGTTGCTTGGCAGCCTGTTGCAGTCCGCCCTTTTCGTGGCGGACGGCTGGTTCATCGGCAGGCTCGGCCCGCTGGCGCTTGCCGGTGTCGCGTTGGTGTTTCCGCTGTTTGTCCTCTCCGTGATGTTTTCCGCCGGTGCAATGGGCGGGGCGGTTGTCGCTGCAACGGCGCGCGCGCTTGGTGCGAAGGATTATGACGCGGCGGGAGCGCTGGTTCGGACCGCGCTCATCCTTGCCGCCTTCGGCGGGATTTTCAGTGCTGTCATCGTCTGGCTCTTTGGGCCGGCGCTTTTCCGCGTTCTCGGCGGCGAGGGGGCGATCCTGCAGACCGCGCTCGATTATGCGGCGGTGCTGTTTCCGGGCATCGTGCTTGTCTGGCAGTTCAATATGCTGGCGAGCCTTATGCGCGGCAGCGGAGATATGCTGCGTCCGTCACTGGGCCTCGGTGTCATTGTGCTCGTGCATTTCATTGCCGCCTCACTCCTTGTGAGGGGGGCTGGCCCTGTTCCCGCATTCGGGATTAAAGGCGCGCCACTTTCGATCCTGATCGGATACAGCGCCGGGTGCCTTTATCTCGCGATCTATCTGTTCCGCATCAAACGGCCGGAATGGGTGCGGCTTGGCGGGCCGATCCGTTGGCAGCAGGTTTTGATTGTTGGCCGCAGGGGGGCATTTGCCAGCGTGCAATCCGCGCTGACCATTGCAATGGCGATGGTGGTGACCGGTTATATGGCGCGGATCGGCCCTCAATCCCTTGCGGGATATGGCATAGGGGTGCGACTCGAGCTGATCCTCATTCCGATCATTTTTGCTTTCGGTAGCGCCAGCATCGCCATGGCGGGTTTGAGCGTCGGCGCCGGCCTGCGCGGGCGCGCCATCCGGGTGAGCTGGATCGGGAGTGGGTTCGCCGCCCTGTTCGTTGGCCTGATCGGTACTGTGCTGGCCATGGCGCCGTGGTTATGGAGTGGGCTATTCACAGACAATGCGGAAATTGCGGCAACGACCGCTCTGTACTTGCGCATTGTCGGACCTGCTTATGCATTCTTTGGGCTGGGCCTGTGTCTTTATTTCGCCAGCCAGGCAATGAACTCACTGCTCTGGCCCGTCACCGGAGCGGGAATCCGGTTTGCCGTTCTACTCGGCGGCGGGAGCCTCTTTCTGGAGCCTTCGACGTTCAACGAAACAACGGTATTCCTTCTCGTGGCCGGAGCCATGGCGACCTACGGCCTGTTCAATGCCCTGACATTGAAACTGGGCCCCTGGCGGCACTGA
- a CDS encoding AEC family transporter, which produces MEILIDIILPVFGTVFIAYFAVRLGLFPESAIDGLSKFVFNFAIPPMLFHTMSRQTLPDPIEWEFLFSFFGAGYVVWVLGMLVSLWWFRRDFAHASLAGMTGAFGNTVLLGIPLILTTFGEAGTLPVFLIIAFHSWQWFAVVTILVEGGRGQKGAMIGIPWTIVKSLSKNPILIGLMLGLVWNIFALPLPQPVVDITGFLGRAALPCAVFAMGASLARYRISGAIWEALAGSVLKLIAFPAITYVIATHVFVMDPLWRDIAVIMAALPVGVNVYLFADRYDAGAPAAATSMLISTFLSFGTIGLLLHFLGVR; this is translated from the coding sequence ATGGAAATCCTGATCGACATCATCCTGCCGGTCTTCGGCACAGTCTTCATTGCTTATTTCGCAGTCCGTCTCGGGCTGTTCCCGGAAAGTGCAATCGACGGTCTGTCCAAGTTCGTCTTCAATTTCGCCATCCCGCCAATGCTGTTCCACACCATGTCGCGCCAGACCTTGCCCGACCCGATCGAATGGGAGTTCCTGTTCTCCTTTTTCGGTGCGGGCTATGTGGTCTGGGTGCTGGGCATGCTGGTGTCATTGTGGTGGTTTCGGCGGGACTTCGCTCATGCTTCGTTGGCAGGGATGACAGGCGCCTTCGGAAATACAGTTCTGCTTGGCATCCCTTTGATTTTGACCACTTTCGGTGAGGCCGGAACTCTGCCGGTCTTCCTGATCATCGCTTTCCATTCCTGGCAGTGGTTCGCGGTCGTCACGATCCTTGTGGAAGGCGGCCGCGGGCAAAAAGGTGCGATGATTGGCATTCCCTGGACCATCGTGAAAAGCCTGTCGAAAAACCCGATCCTGATCGGCCTGATGCTGGGCCTCGTCTGGAACATATTTGCGCTGCCATTGCCCCAGCCTGTTGTCGACATCACCGGGTTCCTCGGCCGCGCTGCACTACCCTGCGCTGTCTTCGCCATGGGCGCATCGCTCGCCAGATACAGGATTTCCGGGGCCATCTGGGAGGCTCTTGCCGGCAGCGTCCTGAAACTGATCGCCTTCCCGGCCATTACCTATGTGATCGCGACCCATGTCTTTGTCATGGACCCGCTCTGGCGCGACATCGCGGTCATCATGGCCGCGCTGCCGGTCGGGGTGAATGTCTACCTGTTCGCCGACCGCTACGATGCGGGCGCCCCTGCCGCCGCAACATCGATGCTGATCTCTACCTTCCTGTCTTTTGGCACCATCGGTCTGCTCTTGCATTTCCTTGGCGTTCGGTAG
- a CDS encoding multicopper oxidase family protein, whose protein sequence is MRELSRRNLLTAMGAAGIASAVAARPGYAAIALKARLEARPGTARLAPAEYEPTPIWGYDGGVPGPTVRVRQGDRIDREFLNNLPQASTIHWHGIRIDNAMDGVPELTQAAVPPGGTFDYGFTLPDAGTYWYHPHNRTWEQLARGLYGALIVEEPEAPDVDRDEVLLIDDWRLTETAQISEDFGAMHDWSHGGRIGNWITVNGDGYWASDARQNERLRLRLVNASNARIYNLSLKGLSGWVVALDGQPLSTPQPAEKLVLAPAQRADLIVDVTAEAGTEASLVSHERGGSYAIAIFRVGQAVAERRTERPAPLPDNALPAIGPLAHARAVDLVMDGGAMGQMRSAMLNGKNTDIRTLVGQGKAWAFNGQAEMTDTPLLTARTGETVRIRMDNRSRWPHAMHLHGHHFRQVLQEEQMGPLRDTLLMQSGETAEIAFVADNPGDWLLHCHMVEHAAAGMMTWLKVS, encoded by the coding sequence GTGCGGGAACTCTCAAGACGGAACTTGCTTACCGCCATGGGCGCGGCGGGGATCGCAAGCGCGGTCGCGGCACGTCCGGGATATGCTGCAATCGCGCTAAAGGCTCGTCTGGAGGCCCGCCCTGGAACAGCGCGTCTGGCGCCAGCCGAGTACGAGCCGACACCAATCTGGGGATATGACGGCGGCGTGCCCGGCCCGACGGTCCGCGTCCGGCAGGGCGACCGCATCGACCGGGAATTTCTCAACAATCTGCCGCAGGCGTCCACAATCCACTGGCATGGCATCAGGATCGACAATGCCATGGATGGGGTTCCTGAGCTGACCCAAGCCGCCGTCCCTCCGGGCGGGACTTTCGACTACGGTTTCACCCTGCCCGACGCAGGCACATACTGGTATCACCCGCACAACCGGACCTGGGAGCAACTCGCGCGCGGTCTCTACGGTGCCCTGATCGTCGAAGAGCCCGAGGCGCCAGACGTGGACCGGGACGAGGTCCTGCTGATCGACGACTGGCGACTTACTGAAACAGCGCAGATCTCCGAGGATTTCGGCGCCATGCACGACTGGTCCCATGGCGGACGCATCGGAAACTGGATCACGGTCAACGGAGACGGGTACTGGGCATCCGACGCGCGGCAGAATGAGCGGCTAAGGCTCCGCCTCGTCAATGCGTCGAATGCACGGATCTACAATCTCAGCCTGAAGGGGCTTTCCGGCTGGGTCGTCGCGCTGGACGGACAGCCGCTTTCGACACCTCAGCCAGCCGAAAAGCTCGTGCTCGCTCCGGCGCAACGAGCCGATCTCATCGTCGATGTCACAGCGGAAGCAGGTACGGAAGCCTCCCTCGTCTCTCACGAGCGCGGCGGCAGCTACGCGATCGCTATCTTCCGCGTTGGCCAGGCCGTCGCGGAGCGGCGGACAGAGAGACCGGCGCCACTGCCAGACAATGCCCTTCCCGCAATCGGACCGCTTGCGCATGCCCGCGCCGTCGACCTCGTCATGGATGGGGGCGCCATGGGACAGATGCGCAGCGCGATGCTAAACGGAAAGAACACCGATATCCGCACCCTGGTTGGTCAGGGCAAAGCCTGGGCCTTCAACGGACAGGCTGAGATGACGGACACGCCCCTGTTGACGGCCCGGACAGGAGAAACCGTGCGCATTCGCATGGATAACCGTTCACGCTGGCCCCACGCCATGCATCTGCACGGCCACCATTTCAGGCAAGTGCTTCAGGAAGAGCAAATGGGGCCGCTGCGAGACACACTTCTCATGCAGTCCGGCGAGACTGCGGAAATCGCGTTCGTCGCCGACAACCCCGGCGACTGGCTGCTGCATTGCCATATGGTCGAGCATGCCGCCGCAGGCATGATGACCTGGCTGAAAGTCAGCTGA
- a CDS encoding enoyl-CoA hydratase, producing the protein MSVAEELEADLVLREDRDGVARLTLNRPKAYNALSLGLMAALQNELEEIASNRTIKAVVIEGSGKGFCAGHDLREMRSRTDETFHQTVFAACSKLMLTITDLPQPVIAKVHGIATAAGCQLVATADLAIAADSTRFGTPGVNIGLFCSTPMVAVSRAIPRKQVMEMLLTGEMIDAGTAVTHGLINRAVPETDLENAVQEMVGKIASKSPLVLKTGKKAFYRQLEMTLAEAYAYTSQVMVDNMQARDATEGIDAFIEKRTPEWTGE; encoded by the coding sequence ATGTCTGTCGCGGAAGAATTGGAAGCCGATCTTGTCTTGCGCGAGGATCGGGACGGTGTTGCCCGCCTCACCCTGAACAGGCCAAAAGCCTATAACGCGCTCTCGCTTGGCCTGATGGCGGCTCTCCAGAACGAACTGGAAGAGATAGCCTCCAACCGGACCATAAAAGCGGTAGTGATCGAGGGCTCCGGCAAAGGGTTTTGCGCCGGACACGATCTCCGGGAAATGCGCTCCCGTACTGACGAGACCTTTCATCAGACGGTGTTTGCCGCCTGCTCTAAGCTGATGCTGACTATCACGGACCTGCCTCAGCCGGTTATTGCAAAAGTGCACGGCATCGCGACCGCAGCCGGTTGCCAACTCGTCGCCACGGCCGATCTCGCCATCGCTGCCGACAGCACCCGCTTTGGCACTCCCGGCGTCAATATAGGCCTGTTCTGCTCCACCCCGATGGTCGCCGTCTCCCGCGCTATTCCACGCAAGCAGGTTATGGAAATGCTGCTGACAGGCGAAATGATTGATGCCGGAACCGCCGTCACGCATGGCCTGATCAACCGTGCGGTTCCGGAGACCGATCTCGAAAACGCGGTGCAGGAGATGGTCGGCAAGATCGCCTCGAAATCGCCGCTGGTCCTGAAGACCGGCAAGAAAGCCTTTTACCGGCAACTCGAAATGACCCTCGCCGAGGCTTACGCCTATACCAGTCAGGTGATGGTCGACAACATGCAGGCCCGCGATGCGACGGAAGGGATCGACGCTTTCATCGAGAAGCGCACGCCCGAATGGACCGGAGAATAG
- a CDS encoding O-acetylhomoserine aminocarboxypropyltransferase: MAESEAKHRIDHEHYPDNYIKEILSSVRTIAVVGASQKWTRPSYFMAKYLQGKGYRIVPVNPGLAGQEVLGEPVYASLKDIPFKIDMVDIFRNSEAAGPIAEEAIEIGADVVWMQLGVRNDEGAEKAEKAGLKVVMNRCPKIEFSRLYGELSWHGFDSGVISSKRRAVGTPGAEEAVNPAAAPRQRAGFETRAIHAGAAPDPTTGARSTPIYQTTAYVFEDADHAASLFNLQTFGNIYSRLSNPTTAVLEERIASLEGGRGTTCTASGHSAQMLALFPLMQPGDRLVASTRLYGGSITQFGKTFKKFGWDCDFVDMDDLEAVRAAVANPSCKALFAESLANPGGVISDIAALAEIAHEAGVPLIIDNTMATPYLCRPFEHGADLIVHSTTKFLSGHGNAMGGAVVDSGTFDWGQNDKFPSLAAPEPAYHGISFWESFGDLAFTTYGHAVGLRDLGPTMAPMNAYLTITGIETLPLRMERHVANAAKVAAYLDRHPAVSWVSYAGLESSPYHALAKKYLPGGAGSVFTFGIKGGYAAGVKIVERVELLSHLANIGDTRSLILHPASTTHRQLTEEQRVAAGAGDDVMRISVGLETAEDIIEDLEQSLK; encoded by the coding sequence ATGGCCGAGAGCGAAGCGAAGCACCGGATCGACCACGAGCACTATCCGGACAACTACATTAAGGAGATCCTCTCCTCTGTCCGCACGATCGCCGTTGTCGGAGCCAGCCAGAAATGGACCCGGCCGAGCTATTTCATGGCGAAGTATCTACAGGGCAAGGGCTACCGGATCGTTCCGGTCAATCCCGGTCTCGCCGGTCAGGAAGTCCTGGGAGAGCCGGTCTATGCTTCGCTGAAGGACATCCCGTTCAAGATTGATATGGTTGATATTTTTCGCAATTCGGAAGCTGCTGGACCGATCGCGGAAGAGGCCATCGAAATCGGCGCCGACGTGGTCTGGATGCAGCTCGGCGTCCGCAATGACGAAGGTGCGGAGAAGGCGGAGAAGGCAGGCCTCAAGGTGGTGATGAACCGCTGCCCGAAGATCGAATTCTCGCGCCTCTATGGCGAGCTTTCCTGGCATGGTTTTGACAGCGGAGTGATTTCGTCCAAACGCCGCGCCGTCGGCACACCTGGCGCCGAGGAAGCAGTAAACCCGGCAGCGGCCCCTCGCCAAAGGGCGGGCTTCGAGACCCGCGCCATCCATGCTGGCGCTGCGCCGGACCCGACCACGGGCGCCCGCTCGACACCAATCTACCAGACCACGGCCTATGTCTTCGAGGATGCGGATCACGCCGCCTCACTGTTCAACCTGCAGACATTCGGCAACATCTATTCGCGTCTCTCGAACCCGACAACGGCGGTGCTTGAAGAACGGATCGCCAGTCTGGAAGGTGGCCGGGGCACGACCTGCACGGCCTCGGGCCATTCAGCCCAGATGCTGGCCCTCTTCCCGCTGATGCAACCGGGAGACAGACTGGTTGCCTCCACCCGGCTTTATGGCGGCTCGATCACCCAGTTCGGTAAGACATTCAAAAAGTTCGGCTGGGACTGCGATTTCGTCGATATGGACGATCTGGAAGCGGTGCGTGCCGCTGTCGCCAATCCGTCCTGCAAGGCGCTCTTCGCGGAGTCTCTTGCCAATCCGGGCGGCGTGATCAGCGACATCGCGGCACTGGCCGAAATTGCCCATGAGGCAGGCGTTCCGCTGATCATCGATAATACGATGGCGACCCCCTATCTCTGCCGTCCGTTCGAGCATGGTGCCGACCTTATCGTGCACTCGACTACCAAGTTTCTCTCTGGCCACGGCAATGCCATGGGCGGCGCCGTCGTCGACTCAGGCACATTCGACTGGGGCCAGAACGACAAGTTCCCCTCCCTCGCCGCGCCGGAACCTGCCTATCACGGCATTTCCTTCTGGGAGAGCTTCGGCGACCTTGCCTTCACCACCTATGGTCATGCGGTCGGACTGCGCGATCTCGGGCCGACCATGGCGCCGATGAATGCCTATCTCACCATCACCGGCATCGAGACCCTGCCGCTACGCATGGAACGGCATGTGGCGAATGCGGCAAAGGTCGCGGCCTATCTTGACCGGCATCCGGCTGTGTCATGGGTTTCCTATGCCGGCCTTGAAAGCAGCCCCTACCACGCACTGGCCAAGAAATATCTGCCCGGCGGAGCCGGCTCCGTTTTCACCTTCGGGATCAAGGGTGGGTATGCAGCCGGCGTTAAGATTGTCGAGCGGGTCGAGTTGCTGAGCCATCTCGCCAATATCGGCGACACCCGCTCCCTGATCCTGCACCCGGCATCGACCACGCACCGGCAGCTCACAGAAGAGCAACGGGTGGCGGCCGGAGCCGGAGACGACGTGATGCGAATTTCAGTCGGACTGGAGACTGCGGAGGACATTATCGAAGACTTGGAACAATCCCTAAAATAA
- a CDS encoding PAS domain-containing protein — MNNCDGSAALHILTTPTKLSVVQSAAELQHPELVALYDFWKERAGDRIAPARQNFDVPELKRWLPHLILLDVLEDLSDVRYRVIGTWVADCFGRDDTGKTLAEIGLTDRRREVRDEFLLTARTMLPYAVIRPFYDRAGVKEYLRAERVVLPLSSNGETCDKVLSGIYALDDPS; from the coding sequence ATGAACAACTGCGACGGTTCGGCAGCACTCCACATACTGACGACGCCAACAAAATTGTCCGTTGTTCAATCCGCCGCTGAACTGCAGCACCCGGAACTTGTTGCACTCTATGATTTCTGGAAGGAGCGCGCCGGTGATCGCATTGCTCCGGCGCGCCAGAACTTCGATGTACCTGAACTCAAGCGCTGGCTCCCCCATCTGATCTTGCTGGACGTCCTCGAAGACTTATCGGACGTCCGGTATCGCGTCATTGGAACTTGGGTCGCAGACTGTTTCGGTCGAGATGACACAGGTAAGACACTCGCCGAGATCGGACTGACTGATCGCCGTCGGGAAGTCCGGGATGAATTCCTTCTTACGGCCCGGACCATGCTGCCCTATGCCGTCATCCGTCCGTTCTATGATCGCGCCGGGGTCAAGGAGTATCTCCGGGCCGAACGCGTGGTTCTGCCGCTCAGCAGCAATGGCGAAACCTGCGACAAGGTTCTTTCCGGGATATACGCGCTCGACGATCCGTCCTAG
- a CDS encoding histidine phosphatase family protein: protein MRQRSKGLYFLTHADVVIDPAIPITDWGLSERGRERVRAGLVQPWLPSVTAIWSSAERKALDTAEILASHLGLDVQIKADLGENDRSSTGYLPRAEFERTADAFFASPERSVRGWAPARVEQGRIVAACDAVGNTEQNGTPLIVSHGAVGALLLAHLLGLPISRELDQPRNEGGNWFSFRDTAPCWKAFDIE, encoded by the coding sequence ATGCGGCAGCGGAGTAAAGGGCTGTACTTTCTCACCCACGCGGATGTCGTCATCGATCCGGCGATTCCCATCACGGACTGGGGCCTCTCTGAACGGGGACGTGAACGCGTTAGGGCCGGACTTGTGCAGCCATGGCTGCCTTCGGTAACAGCAATCTGGTCGAGCGCCGAGCGTAAGGCTCTCGATACAGCCGAAATTCTGGCGAGCCATCTCGGGTTGGATGTGCAGATCAAGGCTGATCTCGGCGAGAATGACCGATCTTCCACTGGGTATCTGCCTCGCGCGGAGTTCGAGAGGACTGCGGATGCGTTTTTTGCCAGTCCTGAGCGGTCCGTGCGTGGTTGGGCACCGGCTCGTGTCGAGCAGGGCCGGATTGTTGCCGCCTGCGATGCTGTCGGAAACACGGAACAGAACGGGACGCCGCTGATCGTCTCTCATGGCGCCGTCGGTGCGCTGCTGTTGGCGCATCTGCTTGGGTTGCCTATATCGCGTGAGTTGGATCAGCCACGAAACGAGGGCGGAAACTGGTTTTCCTTCCGGGACACGGCGCCGTGCTGGAAAGCTTTTGATATTGAATAA